A single window of Chloroflexota bacterium DNA harbors:
- a CDS encoding response regulator: MKRTRILIADDESIILMDLREMLTNLGYLVVGEASDGQSAVNMARELKPDLVIMDIKMPGMDGIEAAKVLTEEKIAPVLLLTAYSQQDLIERAREAGVIGFLVKPFRESNLAPAIEVTLARFEEFRAVQKEVEDLKEALETRKLVDRAKGILMDTQGLTEQEAFRRIQKMSMNTRRPMKEIAEAIILAHEVREEKESNS, from the coding sequence TTGAAACGTACGAGGATATTGATTGCAGATGATGAATCTATCATTCTTATGGACCTGCGCGAGATGTTGACCAACCTGGGTTACCTAGTTGTAGGCGAAGCCAGTGATGGTCAAAGCGCAGTGAACATGGCCCGCGAGCTCAAGCCGGACCTGGTGATTATGGATATCAAGATGCCCGGCATGGATGGCATTGAGGCGGCTAAGGTGCTGACAGAAGAAAAGATTGCGCCAGTGCTCTTGCTGACCGCCTATAGCCAGCAAGACCTCATTGAGCGAGCCAGGGAAGCGGGTGTCATAGGTTTTCTGGTCAAACCATTCCGGGAGTCGAATCTTGCACCTGCCATCGAGGTTACCCTAGCTCGCTTTGAGGAGTTCCGCGCCGTACAAAAGGAAGTAGAGGATCTCAAAGAAGCTCTCGAAACACGCAAATTGGTGGATCGCGCGAAGGGCATTCTGATGGATACGCAGGGTCTGACAGAGCAAGAGGCCTTCCGACGCATCCAGAAAATGAGCATGAACACACGCCGTCCGATGAAGGAGATCGCTGAAGCGATTATATTGGCGCATGAAGTGAGAGAAGAGAAAGAGTCAAATTCTTAG
- a CDS encoding DnaD domain protein translates to MTSFSGFPSGKLTFTPLPDLFFSELLPLIDNLVELKVTLHVFWLLKGKKGSLRYVTLRELLGDATLLRGLQGIAASPEEALSEGLEKAVARGTLLHLVSIEDNEHFYFVNSAQGRQAVEQAQLGEIQLAAGGVRVEPATPVERPNIFVLYEQNIGLLQPIIAEELQEAERTYPQEWIEEAFRIAVERNVRNWKYIRRILERWAIEGKDEGRGKTREKTWYTEEEYRKYIKR, encoded by the coding sequence ATGACTTCTTTTTCCGGGTTTCCCAGTGGCAAATTGACTTTCACACCACTACCGGACCTGTTTTTCAGCGAGTTGCTTCCGCTGATTGATAACCTAGTTGAATTAAAAGTAACCTTGCATGTCTTCTGGCTGCTCAAGGGCAAGAAGGGCTCTCTGCGGTATGTTACCTTGCGCGAGTTGCTGGGTGATGCCACACTGTTGCGTGGGCTACAAGGGATCGCCGCTTCTCCAGAGGAAGCGCTAAGCGAGGGCTTGGAGAAAGCTGTGGCAAGGGGGACATTGCTGCATTTGGTGAGTATAGAAGATAACGAACACTTTTATTTCGTGAACAGTGCTCAAGGGCGGCAGGCAGTGGAGCAGGCACAATTGGGTGAGATCCAACTGGCTGCGGGTGGCGTGAGGGTTGAACCCGCAACGCCTGTGGAACGTCCCAACATTTTTGTTTTGTATGAGCAGAACATTGGCTTGCTCCAGCCGATTATAGCCGAAGAACTGCAGGAAGCAGAGCGAACTTATCCACAGGAATGGATTGAAGAAGCCTTCCGCATCGCTGTAGAACGCAATGTGCGCAACTGGAAATACATACGTCGTATTCTGGAACGCTGGGCTATTGAGGGCAAAGATGAGGGCAGAGGCAAGACGCGTGAGAAAACCTGGTACACCGAAGAGGAGTACAGAAAGTACATCAAGCGCTGA
- a CDS encoding sensor histidine kinase — translation MDEKVYEVDLSEADANLLNRIRKALPILSDLSRSDLLLYVPVGTEAMLIAQARPHSIFPVYEEDLVGKRVDVHQAPWVFRALASTELRRGVQSGTVRDAPIVREVLPVLGSKERAIAALSIETNLLAHERHRRRSRAFQRALRQLQEMVLRGELVNAETLSPFGEHDGIVVIDLQRRIQYVSGIAANLYRRIGYMGNLLRQSIYSIETADAELIDESLNKGACVEREKEEHGRIWIRKAIPLYAPKKWWKFWVRGVPELPAPAGSVPVGVMLTVHDATEARDKERELKAKLAMVQEIHHRVKNNLQVIASLLRLQARRAALPEVEQALLETVNRILSVAVVHEFLSYDSSTVINLREVTQRIIEQMVQSVVDPSKNIRFQLTGPGIYLSSQQATACALVINELLLNAVEHGYEQRNVGLVTVDLNDDGEWVSIHIGDDGAGLPSDFDLDERGGLGLRIVRTLVQGDLKGKFELRGDKGVTAIVTFPKTFLGGAKS, via the coding sequence GTGGACGAGAAAGTTTATGAGGTCGACCTCTCTGAGGCTGATGCGAATCTGTTAAATCGTATCCGGAAGGCGCTGCCCATCCTATCCGATCTCAGCCGCAGTGATTTGTTGCTGTATGTCCCGGTGGGAACGGAGGCAATGCTTATTGCTCAGGCCAGGCCGCATTCGATCTTCCCGGTGTATGAAGAAGACTTGGTGGGAAAGCGAGTGGACGTGCATCAGGCCCCTTGGGTTTTCCGTGCCCTGGCCAGCACCGAGTTGCGTCGTGGAGTCCAAAGCGGCACGGTGCGCGATGCCCCTATTGTGCGCGAAGTATTGCCGGTATTGGGTAGCAAGGAGCGTGCTATTGCTGCGCTGAGTATCGAGACTAACCTGCTGGCGCACGAACGACACCGTCGGCGTAGCCGGGCTTTCCAGCGTGCTTTGCGGCAATTACAGGAGATGGTCCTGAGAGGTGAGTTGGTCAATGCCGAGACACTCTCGCCCTTTGGCGAGCATGATGGCATTGTGGTCATTGATCTGCAAAGGCGAATACAATATGTAAGTGGCATCGCGGCTAACCTATATCGGCGTATAGGGTACATGGGAAACTTATTGCGCCAGAGCATTTATAGCATCGAAACCGCTGACGCTGAGCTGATAGACGAATCTCTGAACAAAGGAGCCTGTGTCGAGCGAGAGAAAGAAGAACATGGCCGTATTTGGATACGCAAGGCGATTCCATTATACGCCCCTAAGAAATGGTGGAAATTCTGGGTAAGGGGTGTCCCAGAATTGCCAGCTCCGGCAGGCTCAGTGCCAGTCGGGGTAATGCTCACGGTGCACGATGCCACAGAAGCGCGCGATAAAGAGCGGGAACTCAAAGCCAAACTGGCTATGGTTCAGGAGATCCACCACCGAGTCAAGAACAATTTGCAAGTGATTGCTTCGTTATTGCGCTTGCAAGCTCGAAGGGCTGCCTTGCCCGAGGTCGAGCAGGCACTGCTTGAAACAGTCAATCGCATTCTCAGCGTAGCTGTCGTGCATGAGTTTCTATCGTATGATAGCAGCACCGTGATCAATCTCCGCGAGGTCACGCAGCGCATCATTGAACAGATGGTGCAAAGCGTGGTAGATCCCAGCAAGAACATTCGGTTTCAGTTGACTGGCCCTGGTATCTACCTATCTTCGCAACAGGCAACGGCATGTGCATTGGTGATCAACGAGTTGTTGCTCAATGCGGTGGAGCATGGCTATGAACAGCGCAATGTGGGGCTGGTGACTGTTGATCTGAACGACGATGGGGAATGGGTAAGCATCCACATCGGTGATGATGGTGCGGGACTCCCCAGTGACTTTGATCTGGATGAGCGAGGTGGCTTGGGGCTGCGCATAGTGCGTACCTTAGTACAAGGTGACCTGAAAGGAAAATTTGAGTTGCGAGGCGACAAGGGGGTAACAGCAATTGTGACTTTCCCAAAGACATTTCTAGGAGGTGCTAAGAGTTGA
- a CDS encoding 2-oxoacid:acceptor oxidoreductase family protein has translation MAKLTEIRWHGRAGQGIVTASELLAEAALKDNKYFQAFPEYGPERMGAPIKAYTRISDEPIELHCQILNPEVVVVVNPNLLGVVDVSEGLAENGVLIVNTPETPQQIRTHLGLKNKGIRVFTVDATRIALETIKRDIPATLMLGAIIRATGLVNLDSTLHLVQEKLGTKLRAEVVENNLKALRRAYEEVKEG, from the coding sequence TTGGCAAAGTTAACAGAGATTCGTTGGCATGGACGAGCTGGGCAAGGAATAGTTACTGCCAGTGAGTTGCTGGCTGAGGCTGCGCTCAAGGATAACAAATATTTCCAGGCTTTTCCCGAGTACGGTCCAGAGCGCATGGGGGCACCCATTAAGGCTTATACGCGCATCAGCGACGAGCCAATCGAATTGCATTGTCAGATCCTCAACCCGGAAGTTGTAGTTGTCGTGAACCCTAATTTGCTCGGCGTGGTAGATGTCTCGGAAGGACTTGCAGAAAATGGCGTGTTGATCGTCAACACGCCCGAAACACCACAACAGATCCGCACACATTTGGGGCTCAAAAACAAGGGAATCCGAGTTTTTACGGTAGATGCTACAAGGATCGCGTTAGAAACGATCAAACGTGACATCCCAGCCACATTAATGCTGGGTGCCATTATCCGGGCGACAGGGTTAGTGAATCTGGACAGCACACTGCATCTGGTACAGGAGAAACTAGGGACAAAACTGCGCGCAGAAGTGGTAGAGAACAACCTGAAAGCCTTGCGTCGCGCTTACGAAGAAGTAAAAGAGGGGTAG
- a CDS encoding TraR/DksA C4-type zinc finger protein, whose protein sequence is MTTEKMKKLRAERDRTQAELKRLRSYLEIEVERITEGGEDSVDAAADIYEREKTLAIIQTLERKLVSIERALRAAEKGGYGICEICGEPIDPARLAAMPHTTTCIKCQEKLERTQHRKPPPFPPQRRSGST, encoded by the coding sequence ATGACTACAGAGAAAATGAAAAAATTGCGGGCGGAGCGTGACCGGACCCAGGCCGAATTGAAGCGGCTTCGTAGCTATTTGGAGATCGAGGTAGAGCGCATTACAGAAGGCGGCGAGGACTCGGTTGATGCCGCTGCTGATATCTATGAGCGGGAAAAGACCTTAGCCATCATTCAGACTTTGGAAAGAAAACTGGTCTCTATCGAACGCGCCTTGCGGGCTGCGGAAAAGGGCGGCTATGGCATCTGTGAAATCTGCGGCGAGCCGATCGACCCAGCAAGGCTAGCTGCCATGCCTCACACGACCACTTGTATCAAATGCCAGGAGAAGCTGGAGCGAACACAGCACCGTAAGCCTCCCCCATTTCCCCCGCAGAGAAGGTCAGGATCTACATGA
- a CDS encoding adenine phosphoribosyltransferase gives MNLAKMIRDVPDFPVKGVLFKDITTLLKDPDAFQEAIDALVDRFLDEEIDIVAAIEARGFIIGAPLAYELAAGFVPIRKAGKLPWEKISASYALEYGTNTLEIHKDAIQPGQRVLLVDDVLATGGSAKAAAELIEQLGGKLVSIVFLVDITYLKGMEKLKGYDVFSLIKF, from the coding sequence ATGAACCTGGCAAAAATGATCCGGGATGTACCAGATTTTCCAGTGAAAGGGGTCTTGTTCAAGGACATCACTACTCTGCTGAAAGATCCGGATGCCTTTCAGGAAGCCATTGATGCGCTCGTCGATCGTTTTCTCGATGAGGAAATAGACATCGTGGCAGCCATTGAGGCCCGGGGCTTCATTATTGGAGCTCCATTGGCGTACGAATTGGCGGCAGGTTTTGTGCCTATTCGCAAGGCAGGCAAGTTGCCTTGGGAGAAAATCAGCGCCAGTTATGCACTGGAATATGGCACCAACACTTTGGAGATTCACAAAGATGCCATTCAGCCAGGTCAGCGCGTGTTGTTGGTAGATGATGTTCTGGCCACGGGAGGTTCAGCGAAGGCAGCCGCTGAACTGATTGAGCAACTCGGGGGCAAACTTGTGAGCATTGTCTTTCTGGTCGACATCACCTATTTGAAGGGCATGGAGAAACTCAAAGGCTATGATGTTTTCTCCCTGATCAAGTTCTAG
- a CDS encoding 4Fe-4S binding protein encodes MGKENATWREATIAGLVLEPGCTAEYNTGTWRVLRPVHDMSKCTHCLICWVYCPDAAIIVEDGRWVRFDYYHCKGCGICANECPVKVEAHEHTGKAGKVIQMVEEKVQETCEK; translated from the coding sequence ATGGGGAAAGAAAACGCTACATGGAGAGAAGCCACTATTGCTGGGCTTGTTTTGGAACCAGGATGTACGGCTGAATACAACACGGGAACCTGGCGTGTATTGCGCCCGGTGCATGACATGAGCAAATGCACCCATTGCCTGATTTGTTGGGTGTATTGTCCGGATGCAGCTATCATTGTCGAGGATGGCCGCTGGGTCAGATTCGACTATTACCATTGCAAAGGGTGTGGCATCTGCGCCAATGAATGTCCAGTCAAAGTAGAGGCACACGAGCATACTGGGAAAGCAGGCAAAGTGATCCAGATGGTAGAAGAAAAAGTACAGGAGACCTGCGAGAAGTAA
- a CDS encoding bifunctional nuclease family protein: MITAIVHSIRASLLSNHRVVLLKDVNAERYLPIWIGPFEAEAIALALQHIEPPRPMTHDLLKAMIVELGGTVSYILINALVDNTFHGRIVVEIGGRQTEVDSRPSDAIALAVRCNAPIYVAEEVMAQASIVPSPEVEPTASVEPVTPEEEENLSVFREFLESLDSEEEQKDE, translated from the coding sequence ATGATTACTGCGATCGTGCATAGCATCCGTGCTAGTCTATTGTCTAACCATCGAGTGGTGCTATTGAAAGATGTAAATGCAGAGCGTTATCTGCCTATCTGGATTGGTCCCTTTGAAGCGGAGGCCATTGCCTTGGCTCTACAACATATAGAGCCACCGCGACCTATGACGCATGATTTGCTAAAGGCGATGATTGTCGAGCTGGGAGGCACCGTTTCCTATATCTTGATCAATGCGTTGGTAGATAATACTTTTCATGGCCGCATCGTAGTGGAGATTGGTGGCCGACAGACAGAGGTAGATTCGCGTCCCAGTGATGCTATTGCTCTGGCTGTACGCTGTAATGCGCCAATCTATGTGGCTGAAGAGGTGATGGCCCAGGCTAGCATTGTCCCCAGCCCCGAAGTTGAGCCCACCGCATCAGTGGAACCAGTAACTCCAGAAGAAGAGGAGAACCTTTCTGTCTTTCGTGAATTTTTAGAGAGTCTGGATTCAGAAGAGGAGCAGAAAGACGAATAG
- a CDS encoding ATP-binding protein encodes MRKPGTPKRSTESTSSAEQESAEACPICRGVGYFRRDVPPGHPDFGRAIPCQCKIREMEQRRLQDLLRASNLGLLTRMTFDTFVPEGHGLNPQMQENLRKAYEKARAYAEHPRGWLILKGGYGCGKTHLAAAIANYQVELGRPVLFVVVPDLLDHLRAAFAPGSASSFDQRFEAVRTAPLLILDDLGTQSSTSWAQEKLYQILNFRYNAQLPTVITTNCELEDLDPRLRSRLVELEWSAMIHILAPDYRASAVVEQSELSSLGLHTDQTFDRFDLREHDPALNAAQRMNLKRSLHIAKAYAENPEGWLVLTGGFGCGKTHLAAAIANYRVHHGFPALFVVVPDLLDHLRATFAPGSNVGFDRRFEEIRRAPLLILDDLGTHSATPWAQEKLFQIFDYRYNARLPTVITMTRDVDLDPRLKTRILDVSRCQVWEITAPNYRGEARLPDKERERATRATVRGRRSLGVSG; translated from the coding sequence GTGAGAAAACCTGGTACACCGAAGAGGAGTACAGAAAGTACATCAAGCGCTGAGCAGGAAAGTGCAGAGGCCTGCCCCATTTGTCGCGGAGTAGGCTATTTCCGACGGGATGTGCCTCCTGGCCATCCGGACTTTGGTCGTGCCATTCCCTGTCAATGCAAGATCCGCGAAATGGAGCAGCGGCGTCTGCAGGATTTGCTCCGCGCCAGCAACCTGGGACTTTTGACCCGCATGACATTTGATACCTTTGTCCCAGAGGGTCATGGCCTCAACCCGCAGATGCAGGAGAACCTGCGCAAAGCGTATGAGAAGGCACGAGCCTATGCCGAGCATCCGCGAGGTTGGCTTATCCTGAAAGGTGGCTATGGCTGTGGAAAGACTCATCTAGCCGCAGCCATTGCCAACTATCAGGTCGAGCTTGGTCGCCCGGTGCTCTTTGTTGTCGTGCCAGACTTGCTTGACCATCTGCGAGCAGCCTTTGCTCCCGGCAGTGCAAGCAGCTTTGACCAACGCTTTGAGGCTGTGCGCACTGCTCCTCTGCTCATCCTAGATGACCTGGGCACACAAAGCAGCACATCCTGGGCGCAGGAAAAGCTGTACCAGATTCTAAATTTTCGCTACAACGCACAACTACCCACCGTTATCACCACCAACTGTGAGCTCGAGGATCTGGACCCTCGATTGCGTTCGCGCCTAGTCGAACTGGAATGGTCGGCGATGATTCACATTCTGGCTCCCGATTACCGAGCCAGCGCAGTGGTAGAGCAATCCGAGCTGAGCAGCCTGGGCTTGCACACGGATCAGACCTTCGATCGCTTTGACTTGCGCGAACATGACCCCGCACTAAATGCAGCACAACGCATGAACCTAAAGCGTTCGCTCCACATTGCGAAGGCTTACGCGGAGAACCCGGAAGGCTGGTTGGTTCTTACTGGTGGATTCGGCTGTGGCAAAACGCATCTAGCTGCTGCTATCGCCAACTACCGCGTACATCACGGGTTCCCGGCCCTTTTTGTGGTGGTACCTGACCTATTGGACCATCTGCGCGCGACGTTTGCTCCAGGAAGCAATGTGGGCTTTGACCGGCGTTTCGAGGAGATTCGCCGTGCCCCCCTGCTTATTCTGGATGACCTAGGAACGCATAGCGCTACGCCTTGGGCGCAGGAAAAACTGTTTCAAATTTTCGATTACCGCTACAACGCACGCTTGCCCACGGTCATTACTATGACCCGCGATGTAGATCTCGACCCTCGGCTGAAGACGCGCATTCTGGATGTCAGCCGCTGTCAGGTCTGGGAGATCACTGCCCCTAACTATCGAGGTGAGGCCCGCTTGCCGGATAAAGAAAGAGAGCGAGCAACTAGGGCTACAGTTCGGGGTCGAAGGAGCCTTGGGGTCTCTGGATGA
- the dnaB gene encoding replicative DNA helicase, with amino-acid sequence MDRLPPQNIEAEQSVLGSLLIDREAIIKVAPFLQPGDFYREAHGQIYAAILDLHERREPADFITLCDELDRRGQLEAVGGPSYLTSLINSVPTSIHVEHYAHIVERTAILRRLIEAAGKIAGLAYEEAEDVDEVVDRAEQILFDVSQRRVSRGLTPIKRILIEYYDRIEYLHQHQGEMVGLPTGFIDLDRLLGGLQRSDLIIVAGRPGMGKSSFGMTLAHNAALKHNAVIAFFSLEMSAEQLVQRLIAGETGISSQRLRIGDIRDIEWDKFVKATGTLSETAIFIDDTPSPSPLEIRTKCRRLAAEYGLDLVIIDYLQLMRSGVRSENRVQEISYISRALKALARELNVPVVAMSQLSRAVESRQDKRPILSDLRESGSIEQDSDVVIFIYRDEMYNENTERKNIADILVSKHRNGPTGQISLRFVSEQTRFVDLDTYHEDLGYSRETELP; translated from the coding sequence ATGGACAGATTGCCACCCCAGAATATTGAGGCTGAGCAATCCGTGTTGGGCAGCCTGCTGATTGACCGCGAGGCGATTATCAAGGTTGCACCCTTTCTACAGCCGGGAGATTTTTACCGGGAGGCCCACGGGCAAATTTATGCCGCAATCCTCGATCTCCATGAACGCCGCGAGCCTGCCGATTTCATCACACTTTGCGACGAGTTAGATCGTCGGGGGCAACTGGAGGCGGTTGGCGGGCCCTCTTATTTAACTTCGCTCATCAATAGCGTCCCAACCTCGATCCATGTGGAACACTACGCTCATATTGTGGAAAGGACAGCGATTCTGCGTCGCTTGATCGAGGCGGCAGGTAAAATAGCTGGATTGGCTTATGAAGAAGCGGAGGACGTAGATGAGGTCGTGGACCGCGCTGAGCAAATTCTGTTCGATGTATCCCAGCGACGAGTCTCACGCGGCCTGACGCCAATCAAGCGCATTCTGATAGAGTATTACGACCGCATCGAGTACCTGCACCAACATCAAGGAGAGATGGTGGGCTTGCCCACGGGATTCATTGACCTAGACAGGTTGTTAGGTGGTTTGCAGCGTTCTGACCTGATTATCGTTGCTGGAAGGCCAGGCATGGGAAAAAGCAGCTTTGGCATGACCCTAGCCCACAATGCAGCTTTGAAACATAATGCTGTTATCGCATTTTTCAGTCTGGAGATGTCCGCAGAGCAACTGGTGCAGCGGCTAATTGCTGGTGAAACGGGCATCAGTTCGCAGCGATTGCGCATCGGCGATATACGCGATATAGAATGGGACAAGTTTGTCAAGGCTACTGGTACTCTGTCAGAGACCGCTATCTTCATAGATGATACCCCCTCTCCTTCGCCGTTGGAAATTCGCACCAAATGCCGGCGTCTGGCTGCAGAGTATGGATTGGATTTAGTCATCATAGACTATCTGCAATTGATGCGCAGTGGCGTACGCAGTGAAAACCGTGTGCAGGAGATTTCCTATATCTCACGCGCACTCAAAGCTCTAGCGCGTGAGTTGAATGTCCCTGTGGTGGCTATGTCACAGCTCTCGCGCGCTGTCGAATCGCGGCAGGACAAGCGCCCCATCCTGTCCGATCTGAGAGAATCTGGTAGCATCGAACAAGATTCGGACGTGGTCATCTTTATTTACCGTGATGAGATGTACAATGAAAATACGGAGCGCAAGAACATTGCGGATATCCTGGTCTCCAAACACCGCAACGGCCCTACTGGTCAGATTTCACTCCGCTTTGTGAGCGAACAAACTAGATTCGTGGATCTAGATACCTACCATGAAGATTTGGGCTATTCCCGGGAGACAGAGTTGCCATGA
- a CDS encoding cellulase family glycosylhydrolase has protein sequence MKLNTPPIRGARFPAPKSSPRCCFLLLAACFLLLLALWLGQGPIRTYLHSVTGEEDAWEQIKGFGRFVVLQLTNPPLNLEPYAPVAHAGVNPFGVNTFLEQEVEPEKVELTLQMIREAGFCWIRQEFPWEDIEQSARGDFWDHKWNKSAWEKYDRIVELANKYGLQIIARLDNPPAWSRADGDARGTFAPPDDFTDFGNFVYTIVSRYKGKVRYYQIWNEPNIYPEWGEQPVDAAGYVRLLQIAYRRAKEADADCVILSAGLAQTLETGPKNLSDLIYLQQMYDAGVKGYFDIMGVMAYGLWTGPSDRRTSPELTNFSRPQLIRDIMVRNGDADKPLWATEVGWNAVPVDFPAFPSYGRVTLEQQARYAVQAYQRAQEEWPWMGVMNYWFFKRPTDQEVDQVFYYFRMVEPDFTPLPIYEAMKEYANRPPRIYIGYHQEDHWALEWEGDWEQIKDEQAVLGAFNRSHKPGDALRFTFVGTELELVVRTSPQGGVLQASIDGDSPREFFLHSDKPAYEVRIPLARGLRYGPHHVEMVTHGEPGMYVDVDGLLVRRA, from the coding sequence ATGAAACTGAACACTCCTCCCATCAGGGGCGCAAGGTTTCCTGCCCCCAAATCATCTCCTAGATGCTGCTTTCTTCTGCTTGCAGCTTGCTTCCTGCTTCTGCTGGCTTTGTGGCTAGGGCAAGGCCCCATCCGGACTTATTTGCACAGTGTAACCGGAGAGGAAGATGCCTGGGAGCAAATTAAGGGCTTCGGGCGATTTGTTGTGCTGCAACTGACCAATCCGCCTCTGAATCTGGAGCCTTATGCCCCAGTTGCTCATGCGGGTGTCAATCCTTTTGGCGTCAACACTTTTCTTGAGCAAGAAGTCGAACCCGAAAAAGTGGAACTGACGCTGCAAATGATTCGCGAAGCTGGTTTTTGCTGGATTCGTCAGGAATTCCCCTGGGAGGATATCGAGCAGAGTGCTCGAGGCGATTTTTGGGATCACAAATGGAACAAGAGCGCCTGGGAAAAGTACGACCGTATTGTCGAATTGGCAAATAAGTACGGGCTGCAAATCATTGCCCGCTTGGACAACCCCCCTGCTTGGTCGCGTGCCGATGGTGATGCTAGGGGCACTTTTGCCCCTCCGGACGATTTCACTGACTTTGGTAATTTCGTTTATACCATCGTTAGCCGGTACAAGGGTAAGGTCAGGTACTACCAGATTTGGAACGAGCCAAATATCTACCCGGAGTGGGGCGAACAACCGGTGGATGCCGCGGGCTATGTCAGGTTGTTGCAAATTGCCTACCGACGAGCGAAAGAGGCCGACGCAGATTGTGTGATCCTCAGCGCAGGCCTGGCCCAGACATTGGAAACCGGCCCAAAGAACCTAAGCGACCTCATCTACCTGCAACAGATGTATGATGCCGGAGTGAAAGGCTATTTTGATATTATGGGAGTAATGGCTTATGGACTGTGGACAGGGCCAAGCGACCGCCGCACCAGCCCGGAATTGACCAATTTTTCCCGCCCCCAATTGATTCGCGACATCATGGTGCGCAATGGCGATGCGGACAAGCCCTTGTGGGCCACAGAAGTAGGCTGGAATGCGGTTCCTGTTGATTTTCCCGCTTTCCCTTCGTACGGACGGGTGACCTTAGAGCAGCAGGCACGCTACGCTGTACAGGCTTATCAGCGCGCGCAGGAAGAATGGCCGTGGATGGGCGTGATGAACTATTGGTTCTTCAAACGCCCCACAGATCAGGAAGTGGATCAGGTTTTCTACTATTTCCGTATGGTGGAGCCGGATTTTACCCCTCTACCCATTTACGAGGCCATGAAGGAATACGCCAATCGGCCACCGCGCATATATATCGGCTACCATCAAGAAGATCATTGGGCATTGGAGTGGGAAGGGGATTGGGAACAAATCAAGGACGAGCAGGCAGTGCTAGGCGCTTTCAATCGCAGCCACAAGCCAGGCGATGCGTTGCGTTTCACTTTTGTTGGCACAGAACTGGAGCTAGTGGTGCGTACAAGTCCTCAGGGCGGCGTGTTGCAAGCTAGCATAGATGGTGATTCTCCTCGAGAATTTTTCCTACACAGCGATAAGCCTGCGTATGAGGTGCGTATTCCACTTGCTCGAGGGTTACGTTATGGTCCTCACCATGTAGAGATGGTGACTCATGGCGAGCCTGGTATGTACGTGGACGTGGATGGGCTGCTCGTGCGCCGCGCATGA